The following are encoded together in the Schistosoma mansoni, WGS project CABG00000000 data, supercontig 0181, strain Puerto Rico, whole genome shotgun sequence genome:
- a CDS encoding tyrosine kinase, putative yields LSDKRGQIPIKWTAPEALRTGRYTIKCDVWSYGVLLWEIFTFGDVPYRNWSNQQTRDMIESGKFFNFSNLLCKFLYAK; encoded by the coding sequence TTAAGTGATAAACGAGGTCAAATCCCTATCAAATGGACAGCTCCTGAAGCACTTCGTACTGGTCGTTATACTATTAAATGTGATGTATGGTCTTATGGTGTACTTTTATGGGAAATATTTACTTTCGGTGATGTTCCTTATCGAAATTGGTCTAATCAACAAACTAGGGATATGATTGAATCAGGTAAGTTCTTTAATTTCTCAAATCTGTTATGTAAGTTTCTTTATgctaaatga